TGTCCCTCACCACCGTCGCCGCGGTGCTGACCCTGCCACTGTGGCTCACCCTGACCGGCTGACCGCGGCCACCACGGTCCGCGGCCGCCGCTGCCGCGACACCCACGCCGGCCGCCGTCGAGGCGTTCCCGCGGGAACGCCGTCGGGGTGCGCCCGAGGTGCTCCCCCCGAGCCCGCGGGTGTGGGACGCCGGCCGCCGGGGGACCGGACGGACATGGGTGAGCAGCAGGCGGGCAGTGTCGTGGTGACCGGGGCCGGGGGCGTCATCGGGTCGCACGCGGCGGCCGAGTACGCCCGGCGACCGGGGTGGCGGGTCCGCGGGGTCAGCCGCCGCACCCCGGGGCAGGCGACCTGGGAGCACCTGGCGGTGGACCTGGCGGACGCCGCGTCCGCCACGGAGGGGATGGCCGGCCTCGGCGACGTCACCCACCTGGTGGCCGGCGCCTACGCCGAGCGCCCGACCACCCGGGAGCTGTCGGAGGTCAACGTCGCGCTGCTGCGCAACACCCTCGACGCCCTGGCCGCCGCCGGCGCCCCGCTGGAGCACGTGACCCTCTACCAGGGCGGCAAGGCCTACGGCGCGCACATGGGGTTCTTCAACACCCCCGCCAAGGAGCGCGACCCACGGATCGTCCAGCCCAACTTCTACTACGACCAGGAGGACCTGCTGCGGTCGCTCGCCGCCGAGCGCGGCTTCCGGTGCACCGTGCTGCGGCCGGAGGGCGTGGTCGGCTACGCCGTCGGCAACCCGATGAACCTGCTGATGGTGATCGCGGTCTACGCAGCGATCAGCCGGGAGCTGGGCCAGCCGCTGCGGTTCCCTGGCACCCTGGCCGCCTACGACGCGCTCTACCAGGTCACCGACGCCGAGCTGCTCGCCCGCGCCACGGTGTGGGCCGGCGGTGCGCCCCACGCCGACGGGGAGGTCTACAACGTCACCAACGGCGACCAGCTGCGGTGGCGGCACCTGTTCCCGGTCCTCGCCCGCCACCTCGGCATGGACCACGCCGAGCCGCAGCCGATACCCCTTGCCGAGGCGATGGCTGACCGCCGGGACGTGTGGGAGCGGCTGGCCGCCCGGCACGACTTGGTGCCGACGCCCTACGAGGACCTGGTGAGCTGGGACTTCGGCGAGTTCATCTTCCGGTCGGGCTTCGACAACGTCAGCTCCACCGTC
This window of the Geodermatophilus sp. DSM 44513 genome carries:
- a CDS encoding SDR family oxidoreductase, with protein sequence MGEQQAGSVVVTGAGGVIGSHAAAEYARRPGWRVRGVSRRTPGQATWEHLAVDLADAASATEGMAGLGDVTHLVAGAYAERPTTRELSEVNVALLRNTLDALAAAGAPLEHVTLYQGGKAYGAHMGFFNTPAKERDPRIVQPNFYYDQEDLLRSLAAERGFRCTVLRPEGVVGYAVGNPMNLLMVIAVYAAISRELGQPLRFPGTLAAYDALYQVTDAELLARATVWAGGAPHADGEVYNVTNGDQLRWRHLFPVLARHLGMDHAEPQPIPLAEAMADRRDVWERLAARHDLVPTPYEDLVSWDFGEFIFRSGFDNVSSTVKLRQAGFADCLDTEDRFLELFDRLAADRVVPPVP